The following coding sequences are from one Treponema parvum window:
- a CDS encoding DHH family phosphoesterase: MKILTEEQILLFKTFIQEHDFFLITGHKDPDGDVISSCLGIAAIMEKSGKPYQLLSAGPFKRQEIRNKEPLFSQTMRFLSQDERNKTGLIIADCSEFSRLGEIEGDLKGLDTFIIDHHKTSGQPDGCKSIIDPSSPATSCIIQMLYEGIIGKLDKAVAKELFFGMSTDTGFFRFLTEDSAEVFRASARLVEAGANPRSTYEEITGGKPYLTRKLLGKLLEQTEVFCGGKLIVTYETMEDTRKYGSEGRDSDMLYQLLLSTEGVEAVVFVRQETDNTCTAGFRSKDKIDVSAVAASFGGGGHKNASGMSVEGKLNTLIPEICKKFARIL, encoded by the coding sequence ATGAAGATACTCACGGAAGAACAGATCCTTTTATTTAAAACTTTTATTCAAGAGCACGATTTTTTTTTAATCACAGGACACAAGGATCCCGACGGAGACGTGATCTCAAGCTGCCTTGGCATCGCGGCTATTATGGAAAAATCAGGAAAGCCGTATCAATTGCTTTCCGCAGGGCCGTTTAAACGTCAGGAAATCCGCAACAAAGAACCTCTATTTTCTCAAACCATGCGCTTTTTATCTCAGGACGAAAGGAATAAAACCGGCCTTATCATCGCCGACTGTTCGGAATTTTCAAGATTAGGCGAAATAGAAGGAGACTTAAAAGGACTCGATACGTTCATAATCGACCACCATAAGACATCCGGTCAACCGGACGGCTGTAAATCCATAATAGACCCGAGTTCTCCTGCTACGTCATGCATAATACAGATGCTCTACGAAGGTATCATAGGCAAGCTTGATAAGGCCGTTGCAAAGGAATTATTCTTCGGAATGTCAACGGATACGGGCTTTTTCAGATTTTTGACTGAGGATTCGGCGGAAGTATTCCGTGCGTCGGCGCGGCTCGTAGAAGCCGGAGCAAATCCCCGCAGCACTTACGAAGAAATCACAGGCGGCAAACCCTACCTTACAAGAAAGCTTCTAGGGAAGCTCTTGGAACAGACGGAAGTCTTTTGCGGCGGCAAGCTGATAGTAACCTATGAGACTATGGAGGATACAAGAAAATACGGCTCGGAAGGCCGCGATTCGGACATGCTTTATCAGCTGCTTTTGTCAACGGAAGGCGTCGAAGCAGTGGTTTTCGTAAGGCAAGAGACTGATAACACCTGTACGGCAGGCTTCCGGTCGAAGGACAAAATTGACGTAAGCGCAGTCGCCGCATCTTTCGGCGGCGGCGGCCACAAAAACGCTTCGGGAATGAGCGTAGAAGGCAAACTCAACACACTCATTCCTGAAATTTGCAAAAAATTCGCACGGATACTTTAA
- a CDS encoding N-acetylglucosamine-6-phosphate deacetylase: protein MIFTGWMYGTDTLVKLEIKDGVFISVEKAEPENSVTYPNIAPVLFDTQINGFSGVDFNITDELTEEAYRKSLYALLKEGCGLFCPTVITASPEQILKRCKEIASFLQRAPLARKMTHGIHIEGPFISPKDGACGAHDKRYIRAPDFDMFKSWYDAAEGKISAVTVSPEWGEEAYSFISKVSALGVVVSVGHTMASEEQVAEAVASGASLVTHFGNGVPVTVPRHPNFLWEELSNEGLTLSCIADGFHLPESVLKTVFAIKRRRSFIISDSTQFGGLEPGTYETPIGGNVLLEPNGRLCMTSDPRLLAGSAQSILHGVEHLFKSGICSLKDAWMKGSEIPAAFYRCERKVKIARGCRASFVCFEKEEKKGLTVSCVYLDGEKVL, encoded by the coding sequence ATGATTTTTACCGGATGGATGTACGGAACCGACACGCTTGTGAAACTGGAAATTAAAGACGGTGTTTTTATTTCGGTGGAAAAAGCGGAGCCGGAGAATTCCGTAACGTATCCGAATATTGCGCCCGTACTGTTCGATACTCAAATTAACGGCTTTAGCGGTGTCGACTTTAATATAACCGACGAACTGACGGAAGAAGCGTATCGAAAGTCTTTATACGCCTTGCTGAAAGAAGGGTGCGGACTTTTTTGTCCGACTGTGATAACCGCAAGTCCCGAACAAATTCTAAAACGCTGCAAAGAAATCGCTTCTTTTTTGCAGCGTGCCCCGTTGGCAAGAAAAATGACGCACGGCATTCATATCGAAGGACCATTCATTTCTCCCAAAGACGGAGCCTGCGGCGCGCACGACAAGCGTTATATTCGAGCGCCGGATTTCGACATGTTTAAAAGTTGGTATGATGCCGCAGAAGGAAAAATATCCGCCGTTACCGTTTCACCTGAGTGGGGCGAGGAGGCATATTCTTTTATTTCAAAAGTCAGTGCGCTCGGCGTCGTAGTATCCGTCGGTCACACTATGGCAAGCGAAGAACAGGTAGCCGAAGCCGTTGCAAGCGGAGCGAGCCTTGTTACCCATTTCGGAAACGGAGTTCCGGTTACGGTGCCCCGCCATCCGAATTTTTTGTGGGAAGAATTAAGCAATGAGGGTTTGACGCTTTCCTGCATAGCCGACGGATTTCATCTACCGGAATCTGTGCTGAAGACGGTCTTTGCAATAAAAAGACGCCGTTCTTTTATCATAAGCGACAGCACTCAGTTCGGCGGGTTGGAGCCGGGAACGTACGAAACGCCGATCGGCGGCAATGTTCTGCTAGAGCCTAACGGACGTCTTTGCATGACGAGCGATCCCCGCCTTCTTGCCGGTTCTGCGCAGAGCATTCTGCACGGTGTGGAGCACCTTTTTAAAAGCGGAATTTGTTCCTTAAAGGACGCGTGGATGAAAGGATCGGAAATTCCGGCGGCGTTTTATCGCTGCGAGCGGAAAGTCAAAATAGCGCGCGGATGCAGGGCAAGTTTTGTGTGCTTTGAGAAAGAAGAAAAGAAAGGCTTGACAGTTTCCTGCGTTTATCTTGACGGCGAAAAAGTGCTGTAG